One Corvus cornix cornix isolate S_Up_H32 chromosome 10, ASM73873v5, whole genome shotgun sequence genomic region harbors:
- the C10H15orf48 gene encoding normal mucosa of esophagus-specific gene 1 protein produces MNRGILHTLKTKKELIPLAGIISFAAIGAFSFCVHSLFRKSDVIIHKIGSPEPWETIDPAKPQKLVTINQKWQPIEELEKVKKLTK; encoded by the exons ATGAACAGGGGCATCTTGCACACgcttaaaaccaaaaaagaa CTTATTCCCCTGGCTGGAATAATTTCCTTCGCAGCAATTGGGGCGTTCTCTTTTTGTGTCCATTCCCTATTCCGCAAATCTGATGTCAT CATTCACAAGATTGGCAGCCCAGAACCATGGGAGACTATTGATCCTGCCAAGCCTCAGAAG CTGGTAACAATCAATCAGAAGTGGCAGCCTAtagaagagctggaaaaggtcAAAAAGCTTACGAAGTGA
- the SPATA5L1 gene encoding spermatogenesis-associated protein 5-like protein 1: MEAAALKLLPLEPGDEGTQRCRLGPAALSFLGARIGAPLRISVPGGCCVCTAWPRHDLADGYLQADLTCSSAGLTARDLRGLSLSVGRLQLLPHRQLRKATVRAVLKSAALKKSTPRAVLQETIRELLRNVYVSLHCVVTVAPSPENPVAYVEILSADLLEEEAGLITAQTSIKIKELITLEWYRHLSEDTAKTSIAGLDDVGKSLKEMIDLPFRFPKTLKKLGLSVPNGVLLIGPPGVGKTLMVKAVAKELGAYLIGISGPALHGSRPGEGEENLRRVFEKGREMSNEGPTILFFDEIDSLCPKRGSSNNAPEDRIVAQLLTLLDGVGSEGKMVIVAATNRPDALEPALRRPGRFDREVIIGTPTVTQRRSILQLLTSDMPISAEVDLAKLAEMTTGYVGADLTALCREAAMQAVSHSSLDSAETETMINMGDFQDAFKKIQPSSFRSAVGLTECTPVTWEQIGGLEDVKLKLKQSIEWPMKFPEAFARMGLSHPKGILLYGPSGCAKTTLVKAVATSCHCSFLSVSGADLFSPYVGDSEKILSQVFRQARANPPAIIFLDEIDSILGSRAQGRAGHGVSERVLSVLLNELDGVGLKVTERRGGKLQLEAQCQEQSDEERKLEFQEALNKDFMVVAATNRPDLLDDALLRPGRLDKMIYIPPPDLKGRLSILKICTEKIPLDTDVSLQDVAVLTDLFSGADIENLCKEAALLALQENGLEATAVKQEHFVKSLKTVKPSLNIKDLEFYEKFSNQELVS; encoded by the exons ATGGAGGCGGCAGCCTTAAAGCTGCTCCCGCTGGAGCCGGGAGATGAGGGCACCCAGCGGTGCCGGTTGGGACCTGCCGCACTCTCCTTCCTGGGAGCCAGGATCGGCGCCCCGCTGAGGATCTCCGTGCCCGGCGGGTGCTGTGTGTGCACGGCGTGGCCCCGGCACGACCTGGCGGACGGGTACCTGCAGGCCGACCTGACGTGCAGCAGCGCGGGGCTGACGGCGCGGGACCTGCGCGGCCTCTCGCTGAGCGTGGGccggctgcagctgctgccgcACCGACAGCTGCGGAAAGCCACTGTAAGAGCGGTCCTCAAGAGCGCCGCGCTGAAAAAGTCGACTCCCAGAGCGGTGTTGCAGGAGACGATCAGAGAGCTGCTAAGAAACGTGTATGTTTCGCTGCATTGTGTTGTTACTGTTGCCCCAAGTCCCGAAAATCCCGTGGCGTATGTTGAAATACTGTCTGCGGACCTTTTGGAGGAGGAAGCTGGATTGATAACTGCCCAAACAAGCATAAAAATTAAGGAGTTGATCACTTTAGAATGGTACAGACATCTGTCAGAAGACACTGCAAAAACTTCCATTGCAGGACTAGATGATGTGGGGAAGTCTTTGAAAGAAATGATTGATCTGCCTTTCCGCTTTCCAAAAACTTTGAAGAAGCTGGGTCTTTCTGTCCCTAATGGAGTGCTATTAATTGGTCCCCCAGGTGTAGGGAAAACTCTTATGGTAAAGGCAGTAGCAAAAGAGCTGGGTGCGTATCTGATTGGCATCAGTGGCCCAGCCCTCCATGGTTCAAGACCAGGAGAAGGTGAAGAGAATCTGCGAAGAGTCTTTGAAAAGGGCAGAGAGATGTCAAACGAGGGCCCAACCATTCTCTTTTTTGATGAGATTGATTCTTTATGCCCAAAGCGAGGAAGTTCCAACAATGCTCCTGAAGATCGTATTGTTGCTCAGTTGCTGACACTGCTGGATGGTGTAGGGAGTGAGGGTAAGATGGTCATTGTGGCAGCAACAAACAGGCCTGATGCCTTAGAGCCTGCACTGAGAAGACCTGGCAGATTTGACCGAGAG GTTATTATTGGGACCCCAACAGTTACACAGAGAAGATCCATCCTGCAGTTGCTTACATCTGATATGCCCATTTCTGCAGAGGTTGATTTGGCTAAGCTGGCAGAAATGACAACTGGGTATGTGGGAGCTGACCTTACAGCActctgcagagaagctgctATGCAGGCTGTGTCCCACAGCTCTTTG GATTCAGCTGAAACTGAAACCATGATTAACATGGGAGATTTCcaagatgcttttaaaaaaattcaaccaTCCTCTTTTCGAAGTGCAGTTGGACTAACAGAGTGTACTCCTGTGACTTGGGAGCAAATTGGTGGTCTTGAAGATGTGAAATTAAAGTTAAAACAG AGTATTGAGTGGCCCATGAAATTTCCTGAGGCCTTTGCCAGGATGGGCCTGTCTCATCCCAAGGGTATTCTTCTCTATGGGCCGTCTGGGTGTGCCAAAACCACGCTGGTGAAGGCTGTGGCCACGAGTTGTCACTGTTCCTTTCTCTCTGTAAGTGGTGCCGACCTGTTCTCACCTTACGTTGGAGATTCAGAGAAGATTTTGTCTCAG GTTTTTCGCCAAGCAAGAGCAAATCCTCCAGCAATAATATTCCTAGATGAGATTGATTCTATCTTGGGATCTCgggcacagggcagagctggccaTGGTGTCTCAGAGCGGgttctttctgttcttctcaATGAATTGGATGGGGTTGGGCTGAAGGTTACAGAAAGAAGAGGAGGCAAGCTACAGCTTGAGGCTCAGTGCCAAGAGCAAAGTGACGAGGAAAGAAAG CTGGAGTTTCAGGAAGCTTTAAACAAAGATTTCATGGTAGTTGCTGCAACAAATAGACCAGATCTGTTGGATGATGCCTTACTCCGTCCTGGAAGGCTGGACAAGATGATCTATATTCCACCTCCAGATCTGAAG GGAAGactttccattttgaaaatctGCACTGAAAAAATTCCATTAGATACTGATGTGTCCTTACAAGACGTGGCAGTCCTAACAGACCTCTTCTCTGGAGCTGATATTGAAAATCTGTGCAAGGAG gctgCTTTGTTGGCATTGCAAGAGAATGGACTTGAAGCAACTGCTGTCAAACAGGAACATTTTGTGAAATCGTTGAAGACTGTAAAACCATCTTTAAACATAAAAGACTTggaattttatgaaaaattctCTAATCAAGAATTAGTCTCTTGA